A window of Salvia splendens isolate huo1 chromosome 8, SspV2, whole genome shotgun sequence genomic DNA:
TGGCGTTGATGATGAATTCAGGAagatttttcagaaatttaatttcttggACAATGCGATTGCGGAGGTAAGAATATGGTTCATTTGATATCAAATTTGTTCCTTTGTAATGCTGCCCTTTCTTGTTGCTAATTTTTGTTTGTTGGATCATGCGCCTGATCTGAACTTCCATTCTTGTTTCTTCAGGAGCTTGATAAAATTGATGAGACTGCCCCTGATACAGCATTAAAGAAAAAGGCAGACtcagattcagaagaagaagaacagGATACTCagcaaaaagaaaaaggaatctctaataaaaagaaaaaagtactCATCTAAAAGACATGGTTTTGGTGTTTGATCGTATCCATCACAGCAACCTTATAATGCTTATGTAATCTTGTTCTCTTGCAGCTTCAACGCCGAATGAAGATTGCTGAATTGAAGCAGATTTGTACAAGACCGGATGTCGTTGAGGTCGGAactgaattttttaaatgtattttgttAAACTGTTTTGATCTTGCTTCCACCTATTTCTTCCTTCATACCAGCCTTGATATGCTTGTTTTATGATGCAAGCTTTGATATGCTATTTTTATGAGAGTTGTTACGCTTTGGTAATGAACTTATAACTATGCTCTGTAGtctaaaaatatcattatttctGCATCATGTCTCTGAAACCAGCTTGTTGTTGAAGTGGAACTGCCACTTCCTGTGAACTTTACCCAACATTGTTGCTAATTCAAATGATGATGGAGAACTACTTTTGTCTTTGTCTATTTTTTCATACATCAACTCTTTCAAATGCATGATCATAGCTGTCTTATATAAAGTGAATAAGGATTATGTCACATTATGCCCCACCTTTCCCAATTCAAGACCAGTATTATAATGTTGGCATTATGTATCACACAGTCCTTTATGTCTGCCTATGCAACatatatgatattcttgttaagAGGGTTTATGTTGGTTGCTCTTAATGGATTTTCTCAAAATCCCCTTGCCTGAGAATAACTGAGCCATCAGGAGAAGTTACTCGCCTGATAGTTTTGAACAAAGATGGAAGTTCCAAAAGGATTGGTGCATTCCTGCTTTTACTAGGATTAGATTATGTGTAGGGTGCTGCACAACAACTGCTTTTGAATCCACTTTGGAATAAAACTTGACTCTTCCTAGTAATTCAAACacttacttttctttcattctagGTATGGGATGCAACTTCATCAGATCCAAAGCTATTGGTTTATTTGAAGTCGTACCGAAACACTGTTGCGGTGCCACGACACTGGTGCCAGAAAAGGAAGTTTTTACAGGTGAATCGTTATATCTGAGTTGCATGGTGGGATAAGTATGCCTTTCTTTACTAATGAGTACTGCTTTCATTGTTAGATGTCATGTAACATATTTATCAGAGGCATGATGGCTggttcaattaattaatggggGTTAGGGGAGACTGTGATGGGCGATAAGCCAATGAAAATTTTCTTATATGTATATACCATTCTTGCAGGGGAGCTGCAGTGGAACTCGTGGAGCCTTGGCATGTAGGTGTTTGCAGGGGAAACCTTTAATGAAATATGTTTATCATACTGGCTAGCTTGGGTTGGGTGTTGGCCATACCATAATCCTTCCTAATGTGCCCTTTAAAAACAACCTTAtcagaaataaaatttaaattctggatatcacaaattcacaatgcTAGGAATTTACTGGGGATtcttttttggttttatttgtaTCAACTAGTTCACAATTTCTTTGATGACTGCTTTTCAGGGAAAGAGAGGTATTGAAAAGCAGCCTTTTCAACTTCCTGATTTCATTGCTGCCACAGGAATTGAGAAAATTAGACAAGTGAGACTTGTTTCCCTTCTGTTCTTATGCATATCATTCTTGTTAATATCTTTAATTGTGGAACTCTTATGACAGAATTAAATGATTAATGATGATTTTTTATGATTCTTATCTAATCTCCACTGCTTCATATTTGACAGGCTTACATTGAAAAGGAGGATAGCAAGAAGTTAAAACAAAAGCAACGCGAGAGAATGCAGCCTAAAATGGGAAAGATGGACATTGATTATCAGGTATTTAAGTATCCTAAGTTTTTGTTCCTACATATCTGGTTCTAATTTCTCATATTGGAGGTTTCATTTGCTACATTTTCTTTTTATGGTTTTGCATCTCATTTCTTGATAGTCAACTTCCTGTTTAAACGTGTGTAGGTTCTTCATGATGCCTTCTTCAAACATCAGACTAAGCCGAAATTAACATATCATGGTGACTTGTATTATGAGGGGAAGGAATTTGAGGTATGAAGATCATCAGAGATTATTTCATTTTGCTTTTTTGTCGTTTAATAGTGTTAAACAAGGTTTATTTGTTGCTTTCTTCTTCCCTTTCTTAAAAAAACTGAAACCGCTAGCCTACCATGCGATCAGCAGTCTGTCTTTTATTGTGTAATGTTTAGCATGACCTGCTCAGTTCTTATCTCATGTATTGTTGTTTCTGGCTCAATTTGTAATCTGATACTATCATATTGACTGCTCGCTTGTTTCAGTTTCTATTTCCTGTGTTATCAGATATGAAGGGTTTGTCTGCGTCCTTTAATTCTCTAGTCATCAGTATTTACTATTTATAATTGATTGTCCTGAAAGTTAACATTTTAAACAGTCACAATTGACAAAATGGAAACCTATACAACTTTTCTTTGGATGGTCTCAGGTAAAACTGCGAGAAATGAAACCAGGGACATTATCACGCGAGTTAAAAGAGGCTCTAGGTATGCCTGATGGTGCTCCTCCACCTTGGCTCATCAATATGCAGGTTATTATTTTGCTTAGTTCATCCGGtttattttttcattcacaaagctaatttctaaaattttgtgTCACTTTCTCATAAAAGAGACGAGTTGCAATTAGTACTTTCTTTTTTCATGGCAGAGATATGGTCCTCCACCTTCCTATCCCCATCTAAAAATCCCTGGGCTTAATGCACCTATTCCTGCTGGAGCTAAATTTGGTTATGGACATGGAGAATGGGGAAAACCACCTGTTGATGAAGTGAGTTAACCTTAATATACTTTCTGGTTTTACCTTGAGTCTCCCTCATagatttgtatatttttttatgaactaGTATGGGCGTCCCCTCTATGGAGATGTTTTTGGCTTTGTGCACCAAGATCAGCCCAATTATGAGGTAAAAATACATAGTACTTCACATTATAACTGTTTTCATGAAATGCTCCCCACTTTATAAGGGATGCATTTTACTGTAAATTGACCTCCATATCATTTATACCCACTGATTTTCAGGAAGAACCTATTGATAAGAGTAAGCACTGGGGTGActtggaggaggaagaggaagaagaggaagaggaagaggaagaggaagaagaggaggaacaGATGGCAGAAGAGGAACTTGAAGATGGCATTCAGTCTGTTGACAGCCTTTCAAGGTTAAAGACATGCTATGCTCTTTTACGTTGATATTTTTGATATTACTGTACACTAGGGACTGATGTATATATCTTTGTGAGATCCTCTAACTGATTATCTGGTCAATGGTTGCAGCACTCCTACTGGCGTTGAAACCCCTGATGTTATTGATCTTCGGAAACAGCAGAGGAAGGAACCTGATAGGCCTCTCTACCAagtaattattttcttctttttgtaTGGAATTGttaccattttttatttcaatgtttCAAGATATATTAACTTGTTCTTTTGTTTTTTGTGAAGGTGcttgaagaaaaagaagagaagatAGCACCTGGAACGCTGCTTGCTCCTGGCCACACGTATGTCAATGTCACAAACTTTacttttttagttattttgttCCATTCTGAATTCTACTTTATTGTTTTCAATTATGTTCTGATGCAGATATGTCATTAACACTGGAACACAGGACAAAACTGGTGCAAAGAGGGTAAGTAGTTTTCTTCTGGATCTATACATATAAAGGACAAGTCCGTAAATATTGAAATTGAAGTTTAACTTATGATGAATCTTGAAATCattttatatttcttttcttttttggttgGCTGGTGAGTTATACTATTGTATCATGTTAGCTTCACATAGAGAAGGAACAGTTTCTGATGTTATTTGGATTAAacattaaattgaatttattgtGTCAATATGAGTTACCTGCTCACATCTCTTTTACATTCTTCATCATGTCAGGTTGATTTGCTAAAAGGTCAGAAATCAGATAAGGTGGATGTCACACTTGCACCGGAGGAGTTGGATGCGATGGAGAACGTTTTACAAGCCAAGTACGTAGCagacatttatttatttttcccttTTTATTAAGTACTACTATGTATCGAATGTAAGATAACCTCTGCTCTTGTACTGCCTTGTCCTTCCTAGGTATGAGGAAGCcagagaagaagagaagttgCGTACACAGAAGGAGGATTTCAGTGATATGGTCGCTGAGGTACACACAGTGAATGATGCCATTATTAATAAGTTAAGTTCTTGTGTAATGTTAAGGAAGTTGACATTTTTTGAAATTGTTGCAGAATGCGAACAAGCGGAAGCGAAAGATGCAGGAGAAGGAGAAACAATCGAAGAAGAAGGATTTCAAGTTTTAATTGCCAGCAACTTTGTTGCTGGAGATTCCGTGGATGGGTTTGACGTATGCTTATGACATGCTACGGGTTCTTGTCTTGCAACTGTTGTCCTCACCGGACCAGGGTCATATTTTTGGCTCTGTTCCTACTGTATCAATTTTGATTCAACATCTGTGACTCTGTTATAAGATGAAAAATgcctgctctctctctctctctctgtctccccTGTTTAAGTTTCCTTGTTGCTCGTGAAGGTTTGAAGAAGCCCACTGCTGATTACCCATGTTGATATTTTGGCAATGATGCGATTGAATGACTGGACACATGCTAATGACTGGCAGCATGTCTCTTGCTCTGTTGAAATCtgtttataataatttattattaagaCCAGTAATAAATTAGTAATATTGTATAGTAGAATATCAAATTTAACATACTAATTATATCTATAAGAAACCAGTCGAAATACTTTTTTCCGAAGCATATATGCCATGTCAATGATCTTGTATGTTTTTCTTGTTTGGGGTGTATATTATCCTATAAAAATTACTAGTAATAGGTTAGTAATAAATGATACATGACAAAATAGGGTGAAATTTTACTACTGGTTATACTCCTTGTGTATGGGTTTAGTTTCTTTcatacttcaattttttttcctcttttatagtgctttattattttcttcattGAACTTATTAAACATTTTATCCCAAACCATTTTCCCTGAATCCTCACTAAGAGCATCTCTAAGGGCATCTCTAAGGGGAGGTAAATGGAGAgtaaactaatataactaccatatttatctttttttcataaaaaaatcattctccaaggggagatatatttgagaagatattatacattttctcattttgaagAGGTATATTTACCTCCCCATCAGTGGAGatgtaaaatcttataactaccatatttatcttcttttcatgaaaaactaTTCTCCAAGGGaaatgtatttgagaaggtattacattttatgtttttaatgcatttttatactattattttatttttaaaaataatttacctttctatatacattttccctttggaatgtgttactttttaaaatggtatatttcacttttcaagaaaataaatatataatatatattttctatataccttctccccttggagatgctctaaaaccACGGCGGAGAGAGTACCGCTTATAAGTTGAGACTTGTGAGTTTCTTGGCTAGTAAGAGAATTGTGAGTTAGAAACTAAAATTCAAGGTAAAGAGAAAATTGAAGAGGTGAGAAATTGAAGACTATATGGTGTAATAACAAATTAGAGTTGTTTTTATACTcgtaaaataatgaaaaaagcAGGATATATACTCAATTTTGGAGAGTAAATTATTTGCCAAGTTATTCTGGAGAGCAAGAGAGCAAATAAGCATCTAACTAATTCATAAATTATTTCAAGGTGCTGACGAATAACCTTTACATCTATCAAGAAGAAATAGTATATTTTGATTGGACGCATGTGGCGGTGGAACTATATATGGAGAAGgaaattttatatttggatttagTATGAAGCAGGTAGTTTTCCATCTCTAATAAATGGGCTAATTATTCCTTATATATGTATAAGTCAAGTCATTAAGTCCAATCATCGTTTCTTTAAAATGTTATGGCTAAAGAAACAATAGGTCCATCTAATGTTCAGTAAGATCCAGCTTCTGATTAAGTGGTGCTACATTGataaacatttttctttcattGAATTGTGAGgtaactttttctttatacttgtaAATTTACCAAAAACGGAAACTATAATTTTGATGATCATCAACCACCATCATGGTCCTAAATTTAGCAAGACTCACAATATCATACTAGTATGATTGTGGGTGGAAAAATTTGAGAAGAGTAAGTCACAAAAGGCCGTAAGTAGTGTGTGTGTGATATGAGAGCTTGATCTTAGGCTGATGTCGCCTTGTCTCTTCGAGCCCATTTTCATTGCATATCTcatctttttttcatttctgtcTTTTCATCATATTTGGATTCGGACTTTTCATCCACAAATTACATACTTGATTTAAATTACTctctctttacattttttaatgttattttgcACTACATAGCATGTTGTGGTCCATTTTGTTGGATAGTTTTTCTTTATGATTGTGGTCACATGGCATGTGTGGTCTCTTCCATTGATTTTTAGGTTAGCATTACACGCACACCTCATCTTTAATGGTGGGTTCAATGGATGAAAGGATTTACTTTCTTGGTCCCCTTAAATAGTCATTTTTCTTTCTAGCTTGCCTAAACAATTGAACttgtgatttaaaatttcaattaatctTTCACCATAGTTAGTGAGTAGATATAGTTGGGAATCTGCCGAAGGGTTAATGCAATTTATAGCCCGCGTTTAATACTTCAGTTGTCAAAATATTGATAGCATAGGTATTGAATTCCCCACCTTCCTATTGGAAGTCTCTCATTTGTTTTGAGgatgaatataaataaaagaataattggAGTACAATAAAGTGTATTGGTTCACAATTCACAGAGATAGAAGTTAAGGACGTTACAGTTAAAAGTCGTTAATGTTTTTTAAACTGGAACCATACTAGAAATGAGATAATTCAAAAATGAGGGTGAGACACTTAGGATTGAGTAGAAAATTGTCTTTAATTTATAAGTAAAATCTTAATTAATCTGCAGTAGTATCCACTAAAATATTTATCCGATCCACATTAGTTAAGTAGTACTACTGTTCTTTGTTTTGTAAACTGTGTTTAGAATTATAAAACAAGATTACTTGGTTTAGAACCtagctgtcacgaccgcccatacaaggggtaccacaaacgcggcgatcgtgaccgacatgcatggattacaatttaaaagaacaacttaattgaattaaagaaaggaaaacaacctaacttaaagattttaaggttttattttttttttgaaaggacataagataaaaagaatacttttaaaaaggacaacggaaaagttagacttaagaaatacatcaattaaaaatttaagtaaaacaagcattaaacttaaatctcgaagaataccATTTTTAAAATGCAACGTAAAACttgtttaaaactcatcaccaccatacatgttcagacacaaaaacataaagattaaggtcttaagacacaatttaaaacatagcagcggataaataaggttcaaagagagtcaaggatcacgcct
This region includes:
- the LOC121743272 gene encoding splicing factor 3B subunit 2-like isoform X1 — encoded protein: MPVEVANGVAESLTVPKGDLKSQNPNAAAKKSREIERRRRRRKQKKNKHSVANGDESDAAAEDTDGVAHDSSKENSDPQKDLELVEVEYVPEKAELDGVDDEFRKIFQKFNFLDNAIAEELDKIDETAPDTALKKKADSDSEEEEQDTQQKEKGISNKKKKLQRRMKIAELKQICTRPDVVEVWDATSSDPKLLVYLKSYRNTVAVPRHWCQKRKFLQGKRGIEKQPFQLPDFIAATGIEKIRQAYIEKEDSKKLKQKQRERMQPKMGKMDIDYQVLHDAFFKHQTKPKLTYHGDLYYEGKEFEVKLREMKPGTLSRELKEALGMPDGAPPPWLINMQRYGPPPSYPHLKIPGLNAPIPAGAKFGYGHGEWGKPPVDEYGRPLYGDVFGFVHQDQPNYEEEPIDKSKHWGDLEEEEEEEEEEEEEEEEEEQMAEEELEDGIQSVDSLSSTPTGVETPDVIDLRKQQRKEPDRPLYQVLEEKEEKIAPGTLLAPGHTYVINTGTQDKTGAKRVDLLKGQKSDKVDVTLAPEELDAMENVLQAKYEEAREEEKLRTQKEDFSDMVAEIVAECEQAEAKDAGEGETIEEEGFQVLIASNFVAGDSVDGFDVCL
- the LOC121743272 gene encoding splicing factor 3B subunit 2-like isoform X3, giving the protein MPVEVANGVAESLTVPKGDLKSQNPNAAAKKSREIERRRRRRKQKKNKHSVANGDESDAAAEDTDGVAHDSSKENSDPQKDLELVEVEYVPEKAELDGVDDEFRKIFQKFNFLDNAIAEELDKIDETAPDTALKKKADSDSEEEEQDTQQKEKGISNKKKKLQRRMKIAELKQICTRPDVVEVWDATSSDPKLLVYLKSYRNTVAVPRHWCQKRKFLQGKRGIEKQPFQLPDFIAATGIEKIRQAYIEKEDSKKLKQKQRERMQPKMGKMDIDYQVLHDAFFKHQTKPKLTYHGDLYYEGKEFEVKLREMKPGTLSRELKEALGMPDGAPPPWLINMQRYGPPPSYPHLKIPGLNAPIPAGAKFGYGHGEWGKPPVDEYGRPLYGDVFGFVHQDQPNYEEEPIDKSKHWGDLEEEEEEEEEEEEEEEEEEQMAEEELEDGIQSVDSLSSTPTGVETPDVIDLRKQQRKEPDRPLYQVLEEKEEKIAPGTLLAPGHTYVINTGTQDKTGAKRVDLLKGMRKPEKKRSCVHRRRISVIWSLRMRTSGSERCRRRRNNRRRRISSFNCQQLCCWRFRGWV
- the LOC121743272 gene encoding splicing factor 3B subunit 2-like isoform X4; protein product: MPVEVANGVAESLTVPKGDLKSQNPNAAAKKSREIERRRRRRKQKKNKHSVANGDESDAAAEDTDGVAHDSSKENSDPQKDLELVEVEYVPEKAELDGVDDEFRKIFQKFNFLDNAIAEELDKIDETAPDTALKKKADSDSEEEEQDTQQKEKGISNKKKKLQRRMKIAELKQICTRPDVVEVWDATSSDPKLLVYLKSYRNTVAVPRHWCQKRKFLQGKRGIEKQPFQLPDFIAATGIEKIRQAYIEKEDSKKLKQKQRERMQPKMGKMDIDYQVLHDAFFKHQTKPKLTYHGDLYYEGKEFEVKLREMKPGTLSRELKEALGMPDGAPPPWLINMQRYGPPPSYPHLKIPGLNAPIPAGAKFGYGHGEWGKPPVDEYGRPLYGDVFGFVHQDQPNYEEEPIDKSKHWGDLEEEEEEEEEEEEEEEEEEQMAEEELEDGIQSVDSLSSTPTGVETPDVIDLRKQQRKEPDRPLYQVLEEKEEKIAPGTLLAPGHTYVINTGTQDKTGAKRVDLLKGMRKPEKKRSCVHRRRISVIWSLRLLQNANKRKRKMQEKEKQSKKKDFKF
- the LOC121743272 gene encoding splicing factor 3B subunit 2-like isoform X2, with the protein product MPVEVANGVAESLTVPKGDLKSQNPNAAAKKSREIERRRRRRKQKKNKHSVANGDESDAAAEDTDGVAHDSSKENSDPQKDLELVEVEYVPEKAELDGVDDEFRKIFQKFNFLDNAIAEELDKIDETAPDTALKKKADSDSEEEEQDTQQKEKGISNKKKKLQRRMKIAELKQICTRPDVVEVWDATSSDPKLLVYLKSYRNTVAVPRHWCQKRKFLQGKRGIEKQPFQLPDFIAATGIEKIRQAYIEKEDSKKLKQKQRERMQPKMGKMDIDYQVLHDAFFKHQTKPKLTYHGDLYYEGKEFEVKLREMKPGTLSRELKEALGMPDGAPPPWLINMQRYGPPPSYPHLKIPGLNAPIPAGAKFGYGHGEWGKPPVDEYGRPLYGDVFGFVHQDQPNYEEEPIDKSKHWGDLEEEEEEEEEEEEEEEEEEQMAEEELEDGIQSVDSLSSTPTGVETPDVIDLRKQQRKEPDRPLYQVLEEKEEKIAPGTLLAPGHTYVINTGTQDKTGAKRVDLLKGQKSDKVDVTLAPEELDAMENVLQAKYEEAREEEKLRTQKEDFSDMVAENANKRKRKMQEKEKQSKKKDFKF